GTCAAGGTCCAGATGCAGCTTGTTGTAACCTGCTCCCTTATACAGGGATGGACCGACTTCCTCCGCCGACACTGGCTCCGCCCCGTGCTCGCCCAGCCGGTACCATCGTCCGTCTCCATTCTCTCCTGAAGGCAGCCAGCCGTAGACAGAGCTGTTGCAGCCCTGGAGAACGGCAGCGCTCCCGGGCATATCCGGGGGCCCTCGAGCAATATCTCCAGCTCGCCGGTTTCCTCATGGAAGCAGACGATGGCCGACGATGTCGTGCCTAGTCCGGCATAGATCTTCCCGTCGCTTCCGCATGCAAGCGTCATGGCATACTTCCTCTCGGAATCCAGTCTGCATAAGGTACGTGATGAATCTGACGAAGCGTCGAGCTCAACCAGATAGCTTCCCGGGTACGTTGTGGCGTAAACCCGTCCATCCCCTTTAACGGCAAACGCAAATCCCGCTTCCTCTTCCCCTTCAGGAATCCGGTGCTGTCCAACAAATGCTGGAGTGAACGGATCTACAATATAAAAATAGCGGCCTGCTCCCGTATAGAACCACCCCCGGGGATCACTGGCCGACGCGAACGGATACTGGCCCTCGCCCCCGGAAAATAAAGCTGGCTGCAGCTTCCCGTCTCGGGATCCACAATCAGCACGTATCCCCGGGCAGCGATTACGATGCGTTCGGCTCCGTCGTCTCTACGACAGACCGCCGCTGACCGGCTCTCATCCACGTCCGCGGGAACGCCGATCCGCTCAAAAGCCCCCATCCTCTCCGGGATCTTACCGCCGCCCGCTTTATCCGTATTACTCATCGCTTTTGGCATAACAAGCACCCACCTTGGCAACCGCGTGAATAATATCCTCAATATCCTCCAGCGAGTAGAATTCGTTCAGTGGAATCTGAACCGCCGTGACCAGAATCTCCTCCGCTACCGGACACAGGCCAGGTTTATAGGAAACGCTGCTGCCGTCAAACGGAAAATGGCTTCCCGGATAAGCCTGCCGCTTCTGGAACAGCGGCTGCAAATAGCACACCTGTGGGATATAGCCGGCACGGTTCGGGATGCCTTCCGCCTCCAGCGCTCTGCAAAACTCTTCGCGGCTGCAGGTCAATTGATCCAGGTCAAGCCGCAGCATGTAGAACCAGTATGTACAATTATGCTCCGGGTCAACCTGCGGCGGAATGACACCCTGGATTCCCTGCAATCCTTCATTGAGCCGGTCGCCGTATTGCTTACGCCGCTCGCATATCCAGGGCAGCTTCTTCAGCTGGGCGATTCCGACGGCTCCCTGCAGCTCGGTCATCCGGTAATTCGGTGCAATATAACTCGTTCCTCGGTCAACCGTGGTGCCTAGACGGCGATAGTTTTTGTCCGCAAAGGCGTGAGCGGTTTCGTAATCCTCGCGCGCTCCCGAATTGATCAGCACCATACCGCCGTCCCCGGTGGAAATATGCTTGAAATCATTCGTGCTGAAACAGCCGTAATCTCCGATGGTCCCGGTCAGCCTGCCCTTGTACCGGGTCAAATAGGCCTGTGCGCAATCCTCGATGACCTTGATGCCATGCTTCTTCGCGATCTTCATAATCGGATCCATATCGCACGGATATCCCGCGAGATGGACGACGATAATGGCCTTGGTTCTCGGTGTGATGCGCGCCTCAACCGAAGCCGGATCCAAATTGTAAGTGTGCGGCTCCAGATCGGCAAACACCGGGATGGCATTCTGATACAGAATGCCGATCAGCGTTCCCTGGTCCGTAATCGGGCTTGTTATGACCTCATCCCCTACGGAGACGCCAGCCGCACCAAGCGCGACATGAAGGGCTGCGGTGCCGGAGGATGTCGCCACACTGTATTCCCGGCCGTACATCGCATTGAAATCGGCCAAAAACTGTTTTACCTTGGAGCCGAAATGATAAAACAGCGTGTTTTGCTCCAGCGCCTCAAGCAGCTGCGCGGCCTCCTCATCCCCGAATCTTTTACCTGTGCCAAAAGGACCGGTCTTGACTGGCGCTCCGCCATGAATCGCTAACGTTTCCACGATCTGATTCCTCCTCATCGTCGTTATTCAGCTGCTGTTTTCACGCTGCTCGCCGCTTCTGCACACGGGCGCCCAAAGCGAATTTCCGTCCGTGAAGCTGACGGGTCCGCCTCCGCATTCAAAGGCTGACGCAATACCGCTCCCTGCGGAAGATTCTCGGCGATCAGGATTCCGTCTGCGCCGACCCGCAGTACCGCAGATCTTCTGGCCTGCTCCCATCGAGTGATCTCCTCGCTCGTCCAGAACGCATAACCAAGACGCTTCGCGGTTTCGACGGCAAGCGAAAGCACATGCCGGACCTGCTCCAGGTTATGGATATGCTGCTGGTGAAACAGAAAGTGAGCGACGCCGCGGACCTCCGCCACCTTTTCGAGAAACGGGGTAATCACCGACACATCCGAAAGTGTGGGATGCTCCAGATCCTGGGTCAGAAAGCCGATCTGCAGCACCCGGTAAAGCCGATTTCGCTCATGAGAACGAGCGATAGGATAATAGGGGTGGCAGGTACCGAACGGAAAGCCGACATTTCCTTTTTTGCTCGGCCCCCGGGTCTGATCCGCTTCAATGCCGTTCAACTCGCACCATTCATAGAGCTCTCCCCAGCCCTCAAACCGGGTATAGTGGTTCTTGTTCGATACGATTGGCGATCCGCTGGTGCTCCGGATCACGCTCAGTTGACGTGTGAATTCTTCGGCGCTCCATATGCCATTCTCCTGCTCCAAAGCATTGAAGTGAAAAGCCAGCTCATGCCCGGCTGCCTGAATTTCCTTGTACAACGAAGGAGAGTAACCCGGCTCGATCATGCACCAGGTCGATCGGACGCCGTTATTCTGAAGCACGCTCAACGTCGTTCGGGCCGCCTCCTCAACGTTGAAGTCGCTGTCGTGCGAAATCATGGCCACCTGATGGACGCCTTCCGGCCAATAATCCAGAAACGGAAGCGACAATCCAAGCGCATCCGCTTCCTCCATTAGCTGGCGGACAATCACCTCGCGCCACCAGTCTGCATACGGCGTATCAAAATAAGGCATCCCGGTCTCTGTCACCGAGCGGTCCTCATTCCAGTCCAGCTCACACCGGTCATCCGCCTTCAGAATGCCTTCGTCCACCGCTCCTGTTCCGTCCGGAGCAGGTATGCCGTCCTGCACGACCGGCCCTCCGCCCTGCTGCAGCATGACGATGTTCGCAGGAATGTCCACGTTCCAGCGGATCAGCCGTCCGCCGCCGAGTGGGAACTTGATGACGGCCGCGGACGCCTCGGCACCATCTTTCCGTAGCCGGCGCAGAACGCCGTCTGCTTCAACCGGCATGACAGATGTCTGCGATACCATCCACGGATCACTGATTACCGCCCTCAGAACCGGAATGCCTTGCGCATATTTTAACCCCGACAGATCGCCATACACCGCATCCCGGATGGCAAACCGGGTACAGCCCATCCGGCGGGCCATACGATTCAATCCACCGTAGCTGATGAGCGTCGCACCCTGTCGGGCCCACTGCTCCAGTCGGTTCAGATCCTCTTCCTTCTCTCCAGCGTGCAGCACGACGATGATATCGGGATGATAGGACTCAAGGGTATCGGCATCATCAAACCTTGTATAAGGAATGCCGGCATGCCCAAGCACCTCCTCCAGATAAAGCTGAAACTGGTCCTGGCTGTGTCTCCAGAGATACTCCGCCGACCGCTTGTTAAACCATAAACCGATTTTGGCTGTCTTTCTCATGATACATCTCTCCCCCTTCCCCTGCTCGCATTCGCATAGGTGCCTGTCATCCAATGCAGAACAGGGGCAAAATGATTTGCCCCGCCCCGCCGTTCTACAGATCATTTATAAAGCGTCACTTTAACCAATCTCACTTAAAAAGTGCTTTAGGATCCTTCTCTTTTATATTCGCGTTGTATTCCTGGACGATCTGGGCTCCGCCTTTGTCCATGTACTCCTGAACCAGTTTATCCCAATCGGACACGGGACGGGTGCCTGCAATCAATTTCACCTGCTCATCCATGACATACTTTTTCAGTTCTGCGCCTTTCTCGTTGTCCGTCGGCGACTCCAATCCATTGATCGGGTTGATATAAAGCTTCATATCCTTGTACATCGTTTCAATGGCGGCTACAAGATCCACCAGCTGTTTGGTCTGATACGTAATGGAATATACATTGTCCGAGTCCTGCGGTACCCAAGATGAATTATCAACATAATACGTTGAAGGACCCAGGCCGTCTCTGCCGAAGTTCTCGTTGAAGACAGGCACGCCGTCTTGCATAACGTAACCTGAACCGACTTTGCCTGACCACCAGTCAAAATCGGCGTTCTTCTCATTCTTCTGATCCTGCGGATAGAATTTGCGGCCGAAATCGATCATTTCCAGCACTTTCTTCAGCTTTTCCGGCTCATCTTCAAGTTTGGCGCTCAGCACGGTAAGGCCGTTATACCCTGCTCCAGCCGTCAGTCCCTTGTTTCCGTATGGGTCCTCGAACGGCTCCAGGTGTATAAACTCGGCTTCGGGATGTATCGCCAGCAGCCCGTTCATATAGTCCTGCGACATGCCGCGCGGCGTTCCGATGAAGATGCCTGCCTTGCCGGAATAAAATTCCTTGTTCGTGTCTCCCCAGTTCAGGATCGCGTAGTCCTTCGTCATGGCTCCCTGCTTGTAAAGCTCGGACAGCATCGTAATAAACTCCCGGCGGCCTTCACCGATTATGCCCGGGATGTAGTTGCCCTGCGCATCCTGATGGTACCAGGCATCCGGGTCCCAATAGGGTCCCTGGTTAAAGTTTGGATTAATATCCTGGCCGATGGCGATCCCGTACGTGTCCTTTTTGCTGTTGCCGTCCGGATCTCCGTTCGTAAACGCCAGCGCTACCTCCTTCAGCTCCTCATAATTGGTCGGTGGTTTCAGGCCAAGCTTATCAAGCCAGTCCTTGCGGATCACCGGTACCACCTGATACTTCGGGGCATATTGTGGAATCGCATAAATTTTGCCGTTTACTCGCATGGAGTCCCATATGTAATCGGGCACGGCCTTCAAGGTCGGATAATCGTTGATGTACGGCTCGAGGTCCAAAAACGCACCCTGCTTCGCAAACTTGTTGTAGCGGTTTTTCAAGTCGGTCGACATTAAGCCGATCATATCCGGAATCTGACCTGATGCGAATACAGCGTTGATCTTTTCATCAAAAGCGGTGTTCGGTACAAAAACAGGCTTGTAGTCCACATTGAATTTCTCGTTGATCATGTCAATGCCGGGACTTGAAGTCGGCGGCGGATCGCCATACCGGAAATCGATTGCGGTAATCGAAAACTTTGGATCCGCCTGCGCCGGGCTCTTATCGCCCGAAGCCGGGGCTTTCGGCTGCTCCTCCGCTTTCGGCTGGCCGCCGCATGCAGCCAGGCTGATAGAGAGCAAGGCCGCCATTACTGCGGTAAGTCTGCGTTTCTTTAACATGAGCTTTCCCCCATTCATATCAATGTCGGAGTGTGACCTCCATCTATGATTCATTCGACAGCCGCCATGGTCCGGCCGTGCGAAGTCATCAACCTTTAACGGCGCCCAGCATGACGCCCTTGGCGAAGTGCTTCTGCAGGAACGGATACACGATCAGGATCGGCAGCGTCGCCATCAGAATGGCGGCCATCTGAATCGTCTCGGGCGGAGGCGGATTTTCGAGGAACATATTATCCCCCCCGAGCGTGCCTGTCGTTTCCCCCACCACCACAATCTGTCTCAGCACCACCTGAATCGTCCATTTGGACGGATCATTGATGTACAGAATCGGCGCAAAATAGTTGTTCCAGTGCGTAACTGCATAAAACAGGCTGAATGCCGCCAGTGCAGGTTTCGAGAGCGGCAGGATGATACGTCCGAAAATCTGCAGGTCATTCGCGCCATCCACAATGCCTGCCTCGATCATGTCGCTTGGGATGTTCATGAAAAATTGGCGGATGACAATCAGGTTGAAGGGCGCAATGGCCACCGGCAGAATAAGCGACCAGATGGAATTAAGCAGTCCTGTTTCCTGCACGACCAAATAGGTCGGAATCATGCCGGCCGAGAACAGGAGCGCAAATACGACCATAAACATAACGGTACGCTGACCAACGATCGGACGGGACAAGGCGTATGCCATCGTCGCCGTAAAAAACAGATTGACGATGGTGCCAAGCACGGTAACCACCGAGGTGTTCAGCAGCGCCTGCCGGAACGTCCTGGAGGCCCAAATATATTCATAGGCGTCGGTCGTCCATTTAGACGGCCATAGCAGCAGCTTGCTGCCCAAAAAATCCTCGAACGAGGAAAATGAAACCGAGAACAAATATACAAACGGAAACAGCATGACCGCGGATATGACAAGCAGCAGACTGATATTCACACCGTTAAACAAACGGTCCGCGATGGATTTTTGCTTCATGTGTCGATCTCCTCTCTGAAAGAATCGAATCGCTTAATATACGCCCTGCTCGCCAAAGCGCTTGGACAGCCTGTTGGCGGCCATAACCAGCACGAGACCAACCAGTCCCTTGAAAACGCCAACCGCGGTGGAGAAGCTGTAGTCCGACTGTTGAATACCCTTGTAATACACAAAGGTGTCGAGCGTATTGCCGATATGCATGTTAAAGGCGTTCAGCTGAAGGAACACCTGCTCGAAGCCGATCTCCAGCACGTCACCGAGTCGTATGATCAGCATGATAATGATTGTGCTGCGGATGGCGGGCAGCGTAATATGCCAGATTTGGCGGAAGCGTCCAGCGCCGTCCATGACGGCTGCCTCGTACAGAGCCGGGTTAACGCCTGCGAGCGCCGCCAGGAAGATAATCGTCCCCCAGCCGGCTTCCTTCCATATGACCTCCAGCACCAGAAAGGCACGGAAATAATCGGGTTCGGTCAGAAAAGGAATCGTCTGCTGCAGACCGAACAGCTCGCGGAGCACATCGTTGACCAGACCTTCATTGCGGAAAAAGATCGTCACGATGCCGACCACCACGACCCAGGACAGAAAATGCGGCATGTAAACGATGGATTGCAGCCCTCTTTTCAGGAGCGGATTGGCCACCTCGTTCAGCATGATAGCCAGAAAGATCGGTGCCGGAAATGCGAACGCGATTTGCAGGAAGGAGATGGTCAGGGTATTCCAGATCACCTGGATCACCTCGGAGCTTTCGAAAATACGGGCAAAGTTCGCGAATCCGACCCAAGGACTCTCCGCAAATCCCCGGAACGGACTGTATTCTTTAAAGGCAAGTGATATGCCCAGCATGGGCAGATACCGGTACACGATAAAATAGAGCAGGCCCGGCAGCAGCAAGAGGTACAAATAACGGTCCCTCCACATACGAGTTCGAATTCGTTTCCATGCGCTCGTTTTGGTAGGAGTTGGTTTATTGATTTTCGAAGTCACGGTTTCCACATAGCTTCTCTCCCTTCCGCCTGACCACCTCTGCCGATGTTCATAAGATTCCATTCATAATAGCCGGGTGGCGTGGTTTGTTCGACTTCCACGCCGGCAGTTATCAGCTTCAGCTTGAAGAGAACTTCTACCGGATGGGGATTATGCACGAAGCAGGTTGAATCGCGGGCATCGGTGTATATGCTTAGAGGCAGTTCCGCCTCGAAAGCGATGTCCCCGCCGGACAGACGCACCGCCTTCCACAAATGAAGCTTGCCGTCACCGGAGATGTGGGCGGTATCTCCCAGGAAGGTAATGCCCCGGTAGCGTGCTTCAGCCGCGTCAGCGCAGAACAGCCAGATATCCTCCGCCCTATTCTGCCTTACCACCGTCAAACCGTAGGTAAGGCTGCCGGCATTCTGTTCCTTTTGACGGATTTCCAGCCTTTCACCATATTGGAATCGCGGGTTGATCAGCGTGAGAAACCGCCGTCTTTTTCCCGTCGCGCCACCGACAGCAACATAAGGACCGTAGCTCTCCGCCCCTGGGTATTCACGGAGGGAAAGCATCTTCTCCTCGGGAAAGGGGAACATGAGCTGCAGAGCGGCCTTCTCCCCCTGGAATACAATGGAGTCGCTTTCCAGGTTCTCGCCCGGGGCCTTGGGCTCATCACCGTCCAAGACCGCCGAGGTCGTATGAAACAGCAGTTCCGCCTCATCTGAATCCTGATGCAGTTCCACATCATCCACGACGACGTAATAAGCCGAATCGATATGTATGACAGATCGCTGGTAGCCTTTCAGCAGCCCCCCATAACTTTCGGTAGCGTCCCCGACAACCGCCTCGAATGACGGTAGCAGCAGTTCCTCCCGAAGATCGCCTCCTCCCAGGTGGAGCTGTCCCTGACCCTTGACGAGCAGCGAATTGTGTCCTATCGTGCCGGTAGTGTAATCCGCCTTCGGACCGGGTACATAATCCTGATAGCCAGGATTGGTCAGCAGCCATTCTCCGCCGACATTGATCACCAGATTGTTCTGGTCTCTGTGATTATGGTCCTTCGCCGAGCTGCTTGAGGCAAAGCACAGCAGATGATCCTCATCGCCCCATCCTGACCGCAGGGCGGCCCAGCCTACGCTCCGGAAGACCGCTGAAGCACATGCGCCGTACAGCTCCGACGGGCTCTTTGGGGAGGTCTCTTTCCGCAAATAAAGAAGCGAATTGTAATGTGCCGCTGCATGCTTCTGCAAGTACCACACCGCTGCCGGATGGCCGTAATGGGTAGCTGTCATGGCCATGAGGTATGTGATATCGAGCTTGGAAAACGAATCCGACAGATTCGGGAACGAGCTCTCCTCCCCCGGCGCCATCAGCCGAAAAAAACGCTCGGGAAGCTCTTCCCGTAAATACGGGTCCTGTACCAGGCTGTCATCGCCGCTGATTCTCCGGTAAAGATCCGCCGCCATCCAAGCATGTCGTGCTGCCACATTGTCGTACAGCAGCCCCTCTGTTTCGCCGGACACCCGTTTTCGTTCCAGATAGCTTTGAAGATAAGTAAGTCCGGCGTTTAAATATTTGGCGGCAAACGAGATCTCATCCATGATAGCCGCCGCACCGTACACCATCGCCACCTGCTTGGCTGCGACAATATTGTGCATATCGCTGCTTCCGATATCGATGGCCAGCGGCTGCAGTCCTTTTTCCAGAATGGCTTGGCGAATGGATCGCCGCTCATCCTCCGTTAGAAGACGGTGAATCGCATCATAGGCACTCGAAACGCCAAGCAGCAGGTGGGCGTTGCTCAGATTTCCTTCTGCACCCCGCTCGTCAAACTCATACCATTTACCGAAGGAAGTCAGGGACAACAGATGCTCCTTCACTCGCTCCGCATATTTTCTTTCATTCGTCACCAGGAAGGACGTGGACATGACGACCAGCCGATCCTCAATCGCTCTGGCATACATCGTCCAGAAGGGGAAGAAGGTATGTCCTTGCGGTTCGGGCGCCCGCTTCGGCTCTGTCAGAGGCAGCTCAACCTTCCACTGCTCCGATATGGACGGATACAGCACCTCGAAGCTTTCTTCCTCCACATAGGCGTCCGCTTTTGCCAGGTATTCCTCCCATAGCCGAGATGCATCGATGATCCTCGAAGAACGGCCCTCGCCCGGCTTAATCCGTTCCCGAAATGCCTTGAGTTCTTCTTCCGAAAACAATATTCTCGGATGGTCCTGCAGCTTCATGACTGAATCCATACCTGCCGGCTGTACCCGCACCTTCCAGCTGCACGCTGATGGGCTATCGCCCTGGGAATATACGGATACCTCCGTCTCGCCCGGCTTCAGCCCGGTTATCAGACTTCCGTTCACCCCAAGTGTCTCCGGATCGCTGCAGGTAATTCTATACGCTGAATCCGATTGGGGTTCTAGTCTCCCGCAGGGCTCCGCTAGCATGAAGCTCAGCCGGTGCTCTTCCCCCGTCTCCAGCAGCGAGGGCTTTATAAATTCCGTTCGAAGCATTAATCTCAGCTCCTCCGTTAATAAGTGAGTTTCATACTGTACAACCGACCAAGAAAACGCTGTCATAATTTAATGGCGAACAATACCCAATGGAGGTCAATCTGCGTTTATACCCTTCTGGGCAACTCGCTAACTTTCGGCCTCTCATTTACATACATGTATATTACTTGTATTTTTAATGATCTGTCAATTCAAATTTTTGTCGTATTTACTCCATTACGAAGGTGAAGCAGCACCAAATGTTCCAATTGGTGCTGCTTCTTTTGCAGTTCCGAACTAATTAACGGTAACTACGCATTCCGCCGTCTTGCTGCCGTCTAAAGTTGTAACCCTAATAACCGTCGTTCCCGGCTGCAGGCCTTTGACGACTCCGGTAGCGCTGACGGAGGCAACGGCGCTATTGCTGGAGGTCCACGTGACGTTCTTTACTGTTGCAAATGATGGATGAACCTCCGCTTTTAATTCGGCCGTTTGATCAACGGACAACTCCAGCGTGCTCGCGCTCAGACGCACCTCGGTAACCGCAGCTCTGTTATCCTCGATCACATGGCGCCAAAGCTCATTATTGGTCACAAAGTACAGGTTGCCCATGTTATCCCGCGACAACCAGGCAGCCTGGTTTCTCATGACGGTTAATGTTTTGTCGTCAGGATGGATGGAGAACAGCTTACCGCTCATCGTTCCATAGACGAGGCCGTCTTTCCCGATAACGAGGCTTGCATCTCTCCACTGTCCGCCCGCATCCGGAAACTTCTCGTCCTGATATATCACCTCTCCTGACGACGGATCATAGATGAACAACGTTCCCATGGCAAAGCCCCAGATGTTCCCGTCCGGACCTTCTATCAGCGAGGTGATAGCTCCTTTTCCTGGAACTGGCACGATCTCTTTTTCCTTTATTCCTCTCGCTATATCCCATACAAATAACTTCGCTTCATTTTCGGTCGGTGTGCTGCCGAGGCCTCCCCGGATGGAGCTGCCTGCATAAATCTTTCCATCCTTGTAGGCCAGGGATACGATGCTCTGATTCGGCACGATCTGCGTATGAACCGACAAATTCTTGGTGGCCGGGTCATAAACACTGAAGGCTCCACCTAGCTTCCCGTAGTCCGGAACTGTGCCGATGAACAGCATGTTTTCCGCTCCTAGCATGGCAAATGGACGATCCTGCAGATGCTCGGTTTTCAAATCAAACAGCTTGTTCACGGTTCGGTTGGTACCGGAGCTTCTCCACGGCTTGTTGGTATCATATTCAAAAATATTTGCGCCCGGATAGGTACCGAAGTACATTTTCTCTCCAATGGAAGTCATCCCTTCAGTCTGCCCGATCGAGTTGTTGGTGGAAAGGCCTGTGTCCGGATCATAAATGCCCATACCGCCGGGAAGGAATCCGCCGGCATAGATTTTGCCGTCCGGCCCCTGCCCGGTAATATGCAAGTCGATCGGTTGCTTTGGCAGCGGCATGATGGCCTGTTTCAGCGTGCCACGCTCCAAATTGTATTTGATTACTTTGGCCGAATTATTTCCGGCAACGCCGATCAGCGTCGGACCAGGATAATCGGGATCATCAATCAAAGCTGAGCCCCAGCCAATCACGTTGGAGACAAAATTGATTACTTCACTGCCTGTGTATATCTCTTCCACTTGGTTGGTCGACAGATCATAGCTTTTTAGAATGCCGCCGTAGGTAAAGTATACCTTCCCTTCGTGCGGCTCGGACACACCTCTGGAGTGGATAAGCTCATCGTCTTTAATCACC
This Paenibacillus sp. JZ16 DNA region includes the following protein-coding sequences:
- a CDS encoding heparinase II/III domain-containing protein → MLRTEFIKPSLLETGEEHRLSFMLAEPCGRLEPQSDSAYRITCSDPETLGVNGSLITGLKPGETEVSVYSQGDSPSACSWKVRVQPAGMDSVMKLQDHPRILFSEEELKAFRERIKPGEGRSSRIIDASRLWEEYLAKADAYVEEESFEVLYPSISEQWKVELPLTEPKRAPEPQGHTFFPFWTMYARAIEDRLVVMSTSFLVTNERKYAERVKEHLLSLTSFGKWYEFDERGAEGNLSNAHLLLGVSSAYDAIHRLLTEDERRSIRQAILEKGLQPLAIDIGSSDMHNIVAAKQVAMVYGAAAIMDEISFAAKYLNAGLTYLQSYLERKRVSGETEGLLYDNVAARHAWMAADLYRRISGDDSLVQDPYLREELPERFFRLMAPGEESSFPNLSDSFSKLDITYLMAMTATHYGHPAAVWYLQKHAAAHYNSLLYLRKETSPKSPSELYGACASAVFRSVGWAALRSGWGDEDHLLCFASSSSAKDHNHRDQNNLVINVGGEWLLTNPGYQDYVPGPKADYTTGTIGHNSLLVKGQGQLHLGGGDLREELLLPSFEAVVGDATESYGGLLKGYQRSVIHIDSAYYVVVDDVELHQDSDEAELLFHTTSAVLDGDEPKAPGENLESDSIVFQGEKAALQLMFPFPEEKMLSLREYPGAESYGPYVAVGGATGKRRRFLTLINPRFQYGERLEIRQKEQNAGSLTYGLTVVRQNRAEDIWLFCADAAEARYRGITFLGDTAHISGDGKLHLWKAVRLSGGDIAFEAELPLSIYTDARDSTCFVHNPHPVEVLFKLKLITAGVEVEQTTPPGYYEWNLMNIGRGGQAEGREAMWKP
- a CDS encoding DegT/DnrJ/EryC1/StrS family aminotransferase, with the translated sequence METLAIHGGAPVKTGPFGTGKRFGDEEAAQLLEALEQNTLFYHFGSKVKQFLADFNAMYGREYSVATSSGTAALHVALGAAGVSVGDEVITSPITDQGTLIGILYQNAIPVFADLEPHTYNLDPASVEARITPRTKAIIVVHLAGYPCDMDPIMKIAKKHGIKVIEDCAQAYLTRYKGRLTGTIGDYGCFSTNDFKHISTGDGGMVLINSGAREDYETAHAFADKNYRRLGTTVDRGTSYIAPNYRMTELQGAVGIAQLKKLPWICERRKQYGDRLNEGLQGIQGVIPPQVDPEHNCTYWFYMLRLDLDQLTCSREEFCRALEAEGIPNRAGYIPQVCYLQPLFQKRQAYPGSHFPFDGSSVSYKPGLCPVAEEILVTAVQIPLNEFYSLEDIEDIIHAVAKVGACYAKSDE
- a CDS encoding extracellular solute-binding protein, with amino-acid sequence MLKKRRLTAVMAALLSISLAACGGQPKAEEQPKAPASGDKSPAQADPKFSITAIDFRYGDPPPTSSPGIDMINEKFNVDYKPVFVPNTAFDEKINAVFASGQIPDMIGLMSTDLKNRYNKFAKQGAFLDLEPYINDYPTLKAVPDYIWDSMRVNGKIYAIPQYAPKYQVVPVIRKDWLDKLGLKPPTNYEELKEVALAFTNGDPDGNSKKDTYGIAIGQDINPNFNQGPYWDPDAWYHQDAQGNYIPGIIGEGRREFITMLSELYKQGAMTKDYAILNWGDTNKEFYSGKAGIFIGTPRGMSQDYMNGLLAIHPEAEFIHLEPFEDPYGNKGLTAGAGYNGLTVLSAKLEDEPEKLKKVLEMIDFGRKFYPQDQKNEKNADFDWWSGKVGSGYVMQDGVPVFNENFGRDGLGPSTYYVDNSSWVPQDSDNVYSITYQTKQLVDLVAAIETMYKDMKLYINPINGLESPTDNEKGAELKKYVMDEQVKLIAGTRPVSDWDKLVQEYMDKGGAQIVQEYNANIKEKDPKALFK
- a CDS encoding carbohydrate ABC transporter permease — translated: MKQKSIADRLFNGVNISLLLVISAVMLFPFVYLFSVSFSSFEDFLGSKLLLWPSKWTTDAYEYIWASRTFRQALLNTSVVTVLGTIVNLFFTATMAYALSRPIVGQRTVMFMVVFALLFSAGMIPTYLVVQETGLLNSIWSLILPVAIAPFNLIVIRQFFMNIPSDMIEAGIVDGANDLQIFGRIILPLSKPALAAFSLFYAVTHWNNYFAPILYINDPSKWTIQVVLRQIVVVGETTGTLGGDNMFLENPPPPETIQMAAILMATLPILIVYPFLQKHFAKGVMLGAVKG
- a CDS encoding ABC transporter permease → METVTSKINKPTPTKTSAWKRIRTRMWRDRYLYLLLLPGLLYFIVYRYLPMLGISLAFKEYSPFRGFAESPWVGFANFARIFESSEVIQVIWNTLTISFLQIAFAFPAPIFLAIMLNEVANPLLKRGLQSIVYMPHFLSWVVVVGIVTIFFRNEGLVNDVLRELFGLQQTIPFLTEPDYFRAFLVLEVIWKEAGWGTIIFLAALAGVNPALYEAAVMDGAGRFRQIWHITLPAIRSTIIIMLIIRLGDVLEIGFEQVFLQLNAFNMHIGNTLDTFVYYKGIQQSDYSFSTAVGVFKGLVGLVLVMAANRLSKRFGEQGVY